A single region of the Halopiger xanaduensis SH-6 genome encodes:
- a CDS encoding DUF2267 domain-containing protein — MDQAELLETVSDRAAADADEESADDATRAVLQTLGERLSADEARDLAAQLPGDLSQHLTGGESGQRFSEEEFVSRIDRRMDTTELHGEEAATTVLGTVLEAVDESERAAVVDRFDRYGFGELLAETDADADVDERTPGEY, encoded by the coding sequence ATGGACCAGGCAGAACTACTCGAGACGGTGAGCGACCGCGCCGCCGCCGACGCGGACGAGGAATCGGCCGACGACGCGACTCGGGCGGTCCTCCAGACGCTCGGCGAGCGACTGAGCGCGGACGAAGCCCGGGATCTGGCCGCGCAGCTCCCCGGCGACCTGAGCCAGCACCTCACGGGGGGCGAGTCTGGCCAGCGCTTCTCCGAGGAGGAGTTCGTCTCTCGGATCGACCGGCGCATGGATACCACCGAACTGCACGGCGAAGAAGCGGCGACGACCGTCCTCGGAACGGTCCTCGAGGCGGTCGACGAGAGCGAGCGCGCGGCCGTCGTCGACCGGTTCGACCGCTACGGCTTCGGCGAACTGCTCGCGGAGACGGACGCGGACGCCGACGTCGACGAGCGGACGCCCGGCGAGTACTGA
- a CDS encoding DUF7553 family protein, whose protein sequence is MTEQLQQARDDLEEAAKSADDDVREDIRETTDAFADYVRSDTAPDHAILDERLNTLRQVRERTDGNTEDKVESAIETVEDYREQVDQA, encoded by the coding sequence ATGACAGAGCAACTGCAGCAGGCTCGAGACGACCTCGAGGAAGCGGCCAAATCGGCGGACGACGACGTGCGCGAGGACATCCGCGAGACGACGGACGCGTTCGCCGACTACGTGAGGAGCGACACCGCGCCGGATCACGCGATCCTCGACGAACGGCTCAACACGCTCCGGCAGGTTCGCGAGCGGACCGACGGCAACACCGAGGACAAGGTCGAGTCGGCCATCGAGACGGTCGAGGACTACCGCGAGCAGGTCGATCAGGCGTAG
- a CDS encoding DUF4397 domain-containing protein: MPVSRRTALKSLGVAGGLTAASGTVFATGEHEADERSKRKKSGNAGDERATDVPTAAVRVAHFSPDAPNVDVYVDWTRVLEDVPYGEISPYLEVEPGTYTVTITPTGDPETKAFEGEVTVGEGFYTVAAIGELGADTFRPEVLTDAGSALVRAFHASPDAPAVDVYADGEPLFADLSFGESTNYVAVPAGSYALSLRPAGDAETVVAEFDAPVEAGTAYTASAIGYLEPPADAADRGLEAAISVDGAMSASDD, from the coding sequence ATGCCAGTATCACGACGGACGGCCCTGAAATCGCTGGGCGTCGCCGGTGGATTGACCGCAGCGAGCGGCACGGTCTTCGCGACCGGCGAACACGAAGCGGACGAACGATCGAAACGGAAGAAAAGCGGGAACGCCGGCGACGAGCGGGCGACCGACGTCCCCACCGCCGCGGTTCGCGTCGCGCACTTCTCGCCGGACGCGCCGAACGTCGACGTCTACGTCGACTGGACCCGCGTCCTCGAGGACGTTCCCTACGGCGAGATCTCGCCGTACCTCGAGGTCGAGCCGGGTACGTACACGGTGACGATCACGCCGACCGGCGATCCGGAGACGAAAGCGTTCGAGGGAGAGGTCACCGTCGGCGAAGGCTTTTACACCGTGGCGGCGATCGGCGAACTCGGCGCGGACACGTTCCGCCCCGAGGTCCTCACGGACGCCGGCTCAGCGCTGGTGCGGGCCTTCCACGCCTCGCCGGACGCCCCCGCGGTCGACGTCTACGCCGACGGCGAACCGCTGTTCGCAGACCTCTCCTTCGGCGAGTCGACGAACTACGTCGCCGTGCCGGCCGGCAGCTACGCGCTGTCGCTCCGGCCGGCGGGCGACGCGGAGACGGTCGTCGCCGAGTTCGACGCGCCGGTTGAAGCGGGCACCGCCTACACCGCGAGCGCGATCGGCTACCTCGAGCCGCCCGCCGACGCCGCGGACCGCGGCCTGGAGGCGGCAATCTCGGTCGACGGTGCGATGAGCGCGAGCGACGACTGA